Proteins encoded by one window of Streptomyces sp. NBC_01571:
- the gap gene encoding type I glyceraldehyde-3-phosphate dehydrogenase — translation MTRIAINGFGRIGRNVLRALLERDSDLEVVAVNDLTEPAGLARLLAFDSTAGRLGRPVTVDGDALVVDGRRIAVLAEREPAQLPWAKLDVDVVLEATGRFTSATAARAHLDAGAKKVLVSAPSDGADVTLAFGVNTDAYDPAAHTIISNASCTTNALAPLAAVLDELAGIEHGFMTTVHAYTQEQNLQDGPHRDARRARAAAVNIVPTTTGAAKAIGLVLPNLEGKLSGDSIRVPVPVGSIVELNTTVSRDVTRDEVLAAYRAAAEGHLNGVLEYSDDPLVSSDITGSPASSIFDSALTRVDGRHIKVVAWYDNEWGFSNRVIDTLELLAGS, via the coding sequence ATGACTCGCATCGCCATCAACGGATTCGGCCGTATCGGGCGCAATGTGCTGCGCGCACTGCTCGAACGCGACAGCGACCTCGAGGTCGTCGCTGTCAACGACCTTACGGAGCCTGCTGGTCTTGCGCGGCTGCTCGCCTTCGACTCGACCGCCGGCCGGCTCGGGCGCCCGGTCACCGTGGACGGGGACGCCCTCGTCGTGGACGGCCGTCGTATCGCGGTTCTTGCCGAGCGCGAACCCGCTCAGCTCCCGTGGGCGAAGCTCGACGTCGATGTCGTGCTCGAGGCGACGGGCCGTTTCACGTCGGCCACGGCCGCCCGCGCACACCTCGACGCGGGCGCGAAGAAGGTGCTCGTCAGCGCGCCGTCGGACGGAGCGGACGTCACGCTCGCGTTCGGGGTGAACACCGACGCCTACGACCCAGCCGCCCACACCATCATCTCCAACGCCTCCTGCACGACCAACGCGCTGGCGCCGCTGGCGGCGGTCCTCGACGAACTCGCCGGCATCGAGCACGGTTTCATGACGACAGTGCACGCCTACACCCAGGAGCAGAACCTGCAGGACGGTCCGCACCGCGACGCCCGGCGCGCCCGTGCCGCCGCCGTCAACATCGTGCCGACAACGACGGGCGCCGCCAAGGCGATCGGCCTCGTCCTGCCGAACCTGGAGGGCAAGCTGTCGGGTGACTCGATCCGGGTCCCGGTGCCGGTGGGCTCGATCGTGGAACTCAACACGACCGTCAGCCGCGATGTGACGCGTGACGAGGTACTGGCCGCGTACCGCGCCGCGGCGGAGGGACATCTCAACGGCGTCCTCGAGTACTCGGACGATCCGCTCGTCTCCTCCGACATCACGGGCAGCCCCGCCTCGTCGATCTTCGACTCGGCCCTCACACGGGTCGACGGCCGCCACATCAAGGTGGTCGCCTGGTACGACAACGAGTGGGGCTTCTCGAACCGCGTGATCGACACGCTCGAACTGCTGGCCGGCAGCTGA